The window GGGTGAGTAACTACTGGCGCGTTGTCACCAGGAACCTGAGGGAGGCTCGGCAGCACGGGGAGCTGCTCGTAAGGGTTCTAGTCCTGCCCCGCCATCTCGATTGCTGCCTGAAGCCGATAGTCTCATTCATCTCAGAGGAGCTCGGTCCGGAGACTAGGGTGAACCTGATGGATCAGTACTCCCCCCATTGGAGGGCGGCCGAGAGGCCGGAGCTCAAGAGGCGCCTGGACCGGGCTGAGTGGGAAAGGGCGGTGGAGATTGCCTTTGAAGCTGGTCTCAATAATGTCATAATGTAAAAGGCCAGAGGAGGCCGTGGGGCACAGTGAATTCAATTCGCTTGTAGATCATTCTTTAATAGACGTTCGGGAATCTCAAGAGTGGTGGGTGTCTGTGAGCGATGTTTGCCCCGAATGTGGCGGGGTCCTGAAATTTGACCCTTCAAGAAAGCGCTACGTCTGCCAGAGCTGCGGTCTCTCGCTCTCACGGGAGGAGATAGACGAGATACGCTACAAGGATCGGAGGCTCGATGAAGAGGACGAGAAAGAGAGGGTCCGAAAGGAGTACCTGAAATGGTGGGCAACCAAGAAGTGACCTTGGAAGGCGGCTCGAAGAAGAGTAGCCGGCTGGAAGTCGAGATAATCTCCTCAGGCAGGGAGCTTCTTATCGGTAGGACTGTGAACACAAATGCCGCATGGATCGCCTCGCGCCTGACCGGAATCGGGGCGTCTGTGACCCGCGTGGTTACGGTCGGGGATTCCGTCCATGAGATATCCTGCGCCATAACCGAGGCACTCGCGAGGAAACCGGACGCAATAATCGTCACAGGTGGTCTTGGACCGACCTACGACGACATGACCGTGGAGGCGCTCGCCTCTGCCCTCCGCGCGCCAAAAGTTCTGAACGAAGAGGCCCACCGGCTCGTCTCTGAGAAGTACTCTTCTATGGGATTGCCGATGGCTCCCCAAAGGATCAAGATGGCGTACCTCCCCTTGGGCTCTGTGCCGATCAGGAATGATGTTGGAACTGCCCCTGGGGTATCTGCCGAATTCCGGGAAACAAGTATCTTCTGCCTGCCTGGCGTGCCGAAGGAGATGAAGGCAATGTTCGACTCCGGCGTGCTGCCATCCCTGTCAAAGCGCTCCGGCGCTGTCTACGGCGAACGAACCCTGTTGGTGGAGAATGTTCCCGAATCCACTCTCGCCTCCACAATAGATGAAGTCAGGCGGCAGCACCCGAACGTGTATTTTAAGTCGCACCCCAAGGGATCAGAGGCTCTCCCTGTGATCGAAATGCACCTCAGTGCATACGCTACTGACGCTGATGCGCTGTCCAGCGTCCTGAACTCCGCCGAGAACGAATTTTTATCTGCTGCCAAGAAGATCGGAGCCTTGGTCAGGAGGGGGTAGGTACTTGAAATTTGCGTTCTTGATGGGCACCGCAGGATCAGGGAAGTCAACATTGGTCCTATCACTCCGTGACAGGATCAGCAGTTCAGAGGTCAGTGTTGCAACGCTCAACCTCGACCCCGGGGTCCGGTGGTTGCCTTACTCACCCGACGTGGATGTCAGGGAGTATATCGACTACGACAGGCTTGTGGAGGACTACAAGCTGGGTCCCAACGGGGCGCTGATCGCCTCCGTGGACGCCTCTGTGAACCACATACACGAGATGCGGGACGAGCTCGACAAGATCGGGGCCGACTACGTCCTCGTCGACACCCCGGGGCAGATGGAGATCTTCGCCTACAGGGGTGCTGGTAGGGCCATAGCCAATGCCCTCTCAGACGGGAACTACTGTACAGTCTTCCTCGCAGACTCGATCTTCCTCAACAGGCCGTCCGACTTCGTCTCGATACTACTGCTCTCATACTCCATACAGGCGAGATTCCACGCACCACAAATAAACTGCATCTCAAAGTGCGACCTGCTGCCAAGGGAAGTCTACGAGAGGGGTTGCCTCTGGACAGAGGACCCGGAATTCCTGAAACAGGATTTCCTGTCGGAGCAGATGGATCTGCACATCGAGATCTCGGAGCGCGTCCTCGAGGCATTGCTTGAGATGGGGGGTTTAGGAGAGTTTATATTTACCTCTTCGAATACAGGAGAAGGACTTGACGACCTGTATGCACAGATACAGCGGATTCACTCCGGTGGAGAGGATCAATAGACAACATGGTGATTAATGGATGGAGAATCGGACAGTTGAGGCCGGTCCAACAACAAGACAGCTACAGGCGATACAACAGCAAATCGAGGATTACTACCAGCAACTGAATGCCCTGAGGGACAGGAAGAACGCGCTCCTGACAAAACTGAGCGAGCTTCAAGATCTCGCATTGAATGCGAAGTCGGAGAGGGACGAGAAGAACCGGATCATCTCGGAGAAGAAGCAGATCCGGGACCAGCTCCACAAGGAGAAGGCGGAGATCTCCGAAAAGATCAAGGCGTTGGCTGAGAAGAAGAGGGCGCTGCTCGAGAGCGCACCCGGATCAGAGGCAAACCTGGCAAGACTGTACAAAGATCTGACCTGGAAATACCAGACGAGCAGCCTTAGTATCGAGGAAGACCGAAGGCTCGTACAAGAGATAACAGAGATCGAGAAGAAGCTTGTCCACTTCAAGAAAGTCAAGGAAGTCGACCAGGAGATCTCATCCCTTCGCGCCAAATTCAACGAACTGCGAGAAAAAGCCAATGCTGTCCACCAGGAAGTGCTCGCTCTGGCAGAGGAGTCAAAAAAGAGCCACGAGAAGCTCGTTGCAGCCCATGAGGAGGGCGCCAAGATAATCGAGGAACTCAACTCTGTAAGGGCGGAAATGAACACGATCTGGGAGACCATAAAGGAATCAAAAGTCAAGCTCTCCGATGCTAGGACAAAGTATGAGATCGCAAAGACGGTTCAGCTGCAGAGGAAGGCGCAAGAGCTTGCGGACAGGGCAAAACTGCTTCTTTCCAAGAGATCCGAGTTGGTCGCCAGGGCAAACGAGAAACTGAAGAAGGGCGAGCGCCTGACATTCGAGGAGTATGCCGCGCTTCTTGAAGACAGGGACAGGGAAGCCAGCGGCAGCAACTGAACCATTTCTTTCCAGGCAAATAGATCCGTTTGAAAGATATTTTTCTAAACTCTTGCACCTCAGGACTGACCAAGCCAACCGCCGAGCTTTTCGGGGAATCCGGGGTGGGTGGTGGAGAGCCATTTTTAAGGTTTTCTTTTTCACATGGAAACGTTTTAAATAGCGACTCCCTATGATACCTAAACAGTGGAATTAATGAGCCTCAAGGGCAAGAGGATACTCGTCCTCAGCGTGGACAAGGATGATGATGTTGGCCGCATCACAGGAGCAAAGACTCCAGTAGTCGGCAGGGAGCAGGTCTCCTCTGTGGCAACCCTTTTCGCTGTAAAGAGCCCTGAGGACTCGGACGTCAACTCGATATTCGCGGCTATCAATACTTACGACTCTATTCTCAGCGAGGGTTACGAGTGCGAAGTTGCCGTCATAGCCGGATCTGCCGAAGGGGGCTTCAAGGCAGACCTGAAGATAAGCCGTGAGCTGGAGGAGGTCCTCAAGCGTTTCGAAGCCGACGGCGTGGTCTTCGTCAGCGACGGGGCGGCGGATGAACAGGTCATCCCGACCGTCCAGTCGAGGATACCTATAATCTCAGTGAAGAGGATATTCGTGCAGCAGGAGAAGAGCGTCGAAGAGACATACGTCCTCTTGTACCGGTACCTCAAGAAACTATCCGAGCCGCAGCACTCGAAGCTCGGGCTGGGCGTGCCTGGGGCCGTCCTCATAGTCACTACCCTGCTTTACTTCCTTAACCTGATAAACTATGCCCTGATAACCTTGGGCGTGGTCGTTGGTTCAATCCTTCTGGTTAAAGGTTTTAGGATAGACAGTGCGCTGAAGCAGGTCTGGTCAGAGTCGCCTATCCGGTTCATTACAACAGTCATCGCTGGAATAATAGCCACTGTGGCCATCTACCAGGGGTTCAGCTTAGCATTCATGAATGTGACCCTCCCAGACCAGACGGCCTATTTCGTAAGCTTGGTCCTCTCGAACACGATCGACCTGCTGGTCATAGGCATAGCGATCTTCCTGGGAGGCAAGGCTGTGGTCAAGTACTTGGAAGGGGCACCAAAGCTCTGGCACGAGATCGTCGGTTTGGTATCGCTCATCTTCATAAGGCAGGTGACATTGGACGCATCCTCAATCATCGCAGACCCGGCAAGCGGCGCGACCCCGCTTATCCTATCAGCAGGCCTCGGTGTACTTGTGTGCACCCTACTCGCAGTGGTGTTCACAATACCGACAAGGCTGAAGAAATCGGCCGGAACCCCTCAGGTTTGACGCTCAAGTGACGAGCCTCCCTTTCACGACGATTCCTGACAGCGGATCTCTGAATCTCACGTTCAATGGTTGGGATCCGGTGAGTATCGTGGCAGCAAAGGTGTGGGTGCCTATTTTGGAAACATGGATCGCGGTTCCGGGATCTCCCATCGTCACGACTGGCGCGCGCTCCTGCATCAGCTTCCCGTCCTCATAAACCCTGAACGCAAAAGTGACCTTGTTTAAGCTTCCGACCGTTCCGCTGGGCTGTTGCTCAGCCGAAAGGAGCTGAACTTCGACCCTGTATCTGTACCCATTGGTTGATACCTCGTAGAAGATCGTATCGGTGGCTTCAACCTCCGGGAACCCCGGCTCCCTCTCAAGGACATATGCCGTCCCGCGCTGGAGTGTCGAATTCACTGTAAAGGCCGGCTTGAAGACCGAGACTGCACCTATCGGTGTGGGCATTAAAACGAGCACCTCTCCGGCCTTCCCCGCGTATAGGACCACATCCGAGTTCCCGTACTTGGCTACCGTTCTCCAGCCCTGCTGCAGTCCTTTCACCAGCACACCTGACCAGTTGCCTCCTGCGAATGTCTTCAAGAGGGAGCATGCGCCTCGGTCGTCGCAAGTCAATGTTAGCTCGTCCCCGGCGGAGAGGGTGTCGGTGTACTGCGCGATGTGTCCTAAATTAGGACCACTCGTGACCAAAGCGGTCCCGGCGAATGGCAACCCCACTCCCGTCACGGTGAACACCGTAGTGCCTTTGGGCACGGTCGCATTATAGGCGGTGGTCCCGTCCGGTCCGTATAGCGTCACCACGTCCCCCTCCGAAAGCCCCTCAAATTTGAGCCCGTCCGAGTCCTGCCGTGAGGTCAAAACCAGCAGTGGCATCCCCGAATTCGCGGTTCTGAAGGTCAGTGTGGTGTTGGCATAGAAGGTCCCCGTCATGGCTGCCCGCTGTATGGGATTGCCGCTCAGTACGCCCATCTCTGCTGGTAGGCTGGTGCGGACGTAGTCCCAACCTGCACCCATATCATTGACGGTGTTGGAGTGGTGGAGGAGGATGCCTCCTATGGGGGCGGTCGTCCCCGTGCCTGTGTAGTCTGTCTCTGTCTCGGGGCAGACGATCCGCCACGTTGAGCCCGTCCTCGAGATGTTTACCGTGAGCGAACTGCCCGGCCGCAGCTTCGTCCCGCCTTCTGCATAGTTGGGGAAGACCCCGAAGTAGCAGTCCTGCAAGTTCATCGAGGACGGCGACGTCATCTTGGTATGGTAAAAGCCCGCAGTGAGGTACGCGATAATGTTGCCTGCCGTGTCTGTTATGGCGAGACCTATCCTGCTGGCGTACTGCTGCCTGTAGTCCGCAAATGAGAGCGCCACACTCACGGTAACGTAGAAGTCGCCTTCGCCCTCTGCGGGTAGGGCATAGGAGGCCCCCGGGAAGCTTGCCGCGGGCTCCGTCAGCCCGTTGTCCTTGATCTCAGCCCCGATGCCCTTCGTGCTGAGCCTGCCCCCGGATACTGAGAAGACTGACAGCCCCTGCGGTCTCCAAGCCCCTGTCGTAGAGGACAAGAACTCCCCGTTGAAGGCCGTCGGGATGCCCGCAAGGTCAAGCGCCCCGGTGCCGCCGGCGACCTCCCATTCGACCGTCTCCCCGTCACTGACGGTGTACCACCACTTTCCTGCAGGCACACCAAAGAGGGCCGGGGGCTCTGAAGCTGAGATCAGCAAGACGCCCTCGATCTTCACCGAGTAAGCTCTGTCGTACGATGAATATGCGGTCTCATTCATGAAGTAATTGAACGACAAATACTTTGCGGGGGTGAGGCTTGCGAATGCGAGCTTCTCTGAATCGTTTTGCCTCAGGCTCGCCTGCCTTCCGTACCCTCCCGAGGAGATGGTAAATGTGCATGCTGCATTGTAGAAGCTGTCCAACGCCACAGGATCCCCCCCGTATGCGGAGGCGTTGCCGTATAGCCGCGTCCCCGAGGTGTTGAACCTGATCGTGACTATTGGGACCATGTTAGGGTCGTATGCGGTGATCGTGAGGTAGAGCGGCGGTGACGACGTTCTGGCTGTGCCCTTGGCGGCGTAGACGTCGATGGCGAGGTCATAGGCATAATGCGGCCGGTCGAACGCCTTCCACAGCGTGAAGTTGTAAGTCCCCTTCGTCCTATTGACATCGTTGTTCGTCCAGGTCAGCGCCCCGCCTGTGACGTTGAGCGAAAGTGCACTGGACGCTGGCGCCGTGCCCTCGCACGCGTACCCGTTCTGCAAAGCCCACTCGGCAACTGGCACCCCTTGGGGGGCTGATGTGAAAGGTTCTGACCACCCCTGCTGCTTCGGCATCTCGGATATCGAGTAGACCATCCCATTTTCACCCCCGTGGGTACCCCCCTCGGGAGCCGCGAGAGCCACGTTCCCGCTGTAAAACGTCACGTAGCTCTTACCACCCGCAAGCGGTGGTACTGGAGCGAACCCGGAGAAA is drawn from Candidatus Methanosuratincola sp. and contains these coding sequences:
- a CDS encoding ATP/GTP-binding protein, which gives rise to MKFAFLMGTAGSGKSTLVLSLRDRISSSEVSVATLNLDPGVRWLPYSPDVDVREYIDYDRLVEDYKLGPNGALIASVDASVNHIHEMRDELDKIGADYVLVDTPGQMEIFAYRGAGRAIANALSDGNYCTVFLADSIFLNRPSDFVSILLLSYSIQARFHAPQINCISKCDLLPREVYERGCLWTEDPEFLKQDFLSEQMDLHIEISERVLEALLEMGGLGEFIFTSSNTGEGLDDLYAQIQRIHSGGEDQ
- a CDS encoding TFIIB-type zinc ribbon-containing protein; protein product: MSDVCPECGGVLKFDPSRKRYVCQSCGLSLSREEIDEIRYKDRRLDEEDEKERVRKEYLKWWATKK
- a CDS encoding molybdopterin-binding protein — its product is MVGNQEVTLEGGSKKSSRLEVEIISSGRELLIGRTVNTNAAWIASRLTGIGASVTRVVTVGDSVHEISCAITEALARKPDAIIVTGGLGPTYDDMTVEALASALRAPKVLNEEAHRLVSEKYSSMGLPMAPQRIKMAYLPLGSVPIRNDVGTAPGVSAEFRETSIFCLPGVPKEMKAMFDSGVLPSLSKRSGAVYGERTLLVENVPESTLASTIDEVRRQHPNVYFKSHPKGSEALPVIEMHLSAYATDADALSSVLNSAENEFLSAAKKIGALVRRG
- a CDS encoding DUF373 family protein, whose translation is MSLKGKRILVLSVDKDDDVGRITGAKTPVVGREQVSSVATLFAVKSPEDSDVNSIFAAINTYDSILSEGYECEVAVIAGSAEGGFKADLKISRELEEVLKRFEADGVVFVSDGAADEQVIPTVQSRIPIISVKRIFVQQEKSVEETYVLLYRYLKKLSEPQHSKLGLGVPGAVLIVTTLLYFLNLINYALITLGVVVGSILLVKGFRIDSALKQVWSESPIRFITTVIAGIIATVAIYQGFSLAFMNVTLPDQTAYFVSLVLSNTIDLLVIGIAIFLGGKAVVKYLEGAPKLWHEIVGLVSLIFIRQVTLDASSIIADPASGATPLILSAGLGVLVCTLLAVVFTIPTRLKKSAGTPQV